A genomic window from Triticum urartu cultivar G1812 chromosome 7, Tu2.1, whole genome shotgun sequence includes:
- the LOC125524875 gene encoding uncharacterized protein LOC125524875 isoform X1, which yields MLAMAADPVKGTTSYAHANLRDASTVCYTRHKFPPSAPPFATTNRLTRRSGMPMAGHPPNTTPVMHGQTEVLTPTGPAPGPLHFAKYLRDKYPHLVADEITMILKQHNARGIMHLTQATNKIQQALLEAKNGLQMGFYTFSDKVIKSVTNRCVCCRARGFTECPESALPATSKSVRFRTLVAGKIQGQRLELSDCEATSPLPPAGMRKRAMDAHDSTSNSKKSSSRASSNALNYFKSTLMSIAQMYADLPVNTPFTVFGQCCTNLHKRKYIFQHGFATDPWVNGVVPHPPHMPTTDLIVAHFTQLPTQDLQSPRLICVTGMALREQLVGMQHLHHELVSIIMRRYSQSDQEANSKCPYMNWRHNMEPEFATIVLADHEYLTNISIQKQLVGNEIPYDITSCQMFFLPIPSEDGWIILMWDMLSRKLHVLDPLTRGGGPSDATKDKHELIAWKLHHALFQCLNEYYAGWPTQDGQWATKYPVVAEENFDTQETGACVLHIARHYDGQKLKIPLTKVYNKGTRLWKSWPITMLKELSPPTNDILIIRIPPGSHKTWSAHVKQQIFYVLVHIFHGQKLR from the exons ATGCTTGCCATGGCTGCTGACCCGGTTAAAGGAACTACCTCCTACGCGCATGCCAAT CTGAGAGACGCTTCGACAGTATGCTACACACGCCACAAGTTTCCGCCATCAGCTCCGCCGTTTGCAACCACCAACAGGCTTACTAGGCGTTCCGGCATGCCGATGGCAGGACACCCCCCAAACACAACTCCTGTAATGCATGGGCAAACAGAGGTTTTAACACCTACCGGTCCCGCTCCCGGGCCACTTCATTTTGCAAAGTATCTACGGGACAAGTATCCTCATCTA GTAGCTGACGAGATCACGATGATTTTAAAACAGCACAACGCGAGAGGCATTATGCATTTGACCCAAGCCACCAACAAAATCCAGCAGGCCCTGTTGGAAGCAAAGAATGGGCTTCAAATGGGCTTCTACACGTTCTCAGACAAAGTAATAAAATCAGTCACAAATCGTTGTGTGTGCTGTCGCGCTCGGGGTTTCACTGAGTGTCCAGAGTCAG CCCTCCCTGCCACCTCCAAGTCTGTACGCTTTAGGACGCTTGTAGCAGGAAAAATACAGGGACAAAGGCTTGAGCTATCTGATTGCGAAG CTACGTCGCCTCTGCCACCAGCCGGTATGCGCAAGCGCGCCATGGATGCGCATGATTCTACATCAAATAGCAAGAAATCCTCCTCGCGAGCATCTTCCAATGCGCTCAATTACTTCAAGTCCACTTTAATGTCCATCGCTCAAATGTACGCAGACCTTCCAGTCAACACTCCATTTACTGTCTTTGGACAGTGCTGCACCAATCTACACAAGCGGAAATACATATTCCAGCATGGATTTGCAACCGATCCATGGGTGAACGGTGTTGTGCCACATCCGCCACACATGCCAACAACCGACCTTATTGTTGCCCACTTCACACAGCTGCCAACGCAAGACCTACAGAG TCCACGGCTGATCTGCGTTACCGGTATGGCGTTGCGCGAGCAGCTTGTCGGGATGCAGCACCTTCACCACGAGCTTGTTTCTATAATCATGAGGAGGTATTCCCAGTCCGACCAGGAAGCGAATTCAAAGTGTCCATACATGAACTGGAGGCACAATATGGAACCTGAATTTGCC ACCATTGTCCTTGCGGACCATGAATATTTGACGAACATCTCGATCCAGAAGCAGTTGGTTGGCAACGAGATCCCATATGACATAACCTCTTGCCAGATG TTCTTCTTGCCAATACCATCAGAGGATGGATGGATAATACTGATGTGGGACATGTTGTCAAGGAAGCTCCACGTGCTTGACCCTCTCACCAGAGGAGGAGGTCCGAGCGACGCAACAAAAGACAAGCACGAACTCATAGCTTGGAAGCTTCATCACGCTCTTTTCCAATGCCTGAACGAGTACTACGCTGGCTGGCCCACGCAAGACGGCCAGTGGGCGACCAAATACCCCGTTGTAGCTGAGGAAAATTTCGATAC ACAAGAAACTGGCGCGTGCGTGCTCCACATCGCCCGACACTACGACGGCCAGAAGCTGAAGATCCCTCTAACCAAG GTCTACAATAAGGGAACACGACTATGGAAATCATGGCCAATCACTATGCTGAAGGAACTTTCCCCACCAACAAACGACATCCTCATTATCAG GATCCCACCAGGCTCGCATAAGACTTGGTCTGCACACGTGAAGCAACAAATTTTTTATGTGTTAGTTCACATTTTCCATGGACAGAAATTACGTTAA
- the LOC125524875 gene encoding uncharacterized protein LOC125524875 isoform X3, translating to MLAMAADPVKGTTSYAHANLRDASTVCYTRHKFPPSAPPFATTNRLTRRSGMPMAGHPPNTTPVMHGQTEVLTPTGPAPGPLHFAKYLRDKYPHLVADEITMILKQHNARGIMHLTQATNKIQQALLEAKNGLQMGFYTFSDKVIKSVTNRCVCCRARGFTECPESALPATSKSVRFRTLVAGKIQGQRLELSDCEATSPLPPAGMRKRAMDAHDSTSNSKKSSSRASSNALNYFKSTLMSIAQMYADLPVNTPFTVFGQCCTNLHKRKYIFQHGFATDPWVNGVVPHPPHMPTTDLIVAHFTQLPTQDLQSPRLICVTGMALREQLVGMQHLHHELVSIIMRRYSQSDQEANSKCPYMNWRHNMEPEFATIVLADHEYLTNISIQKQLVGNEIPYDITSCQMLHVLDPLTRGGGPSDATKDKHELIAWKLHHALFQCLNEYYAGWPTQDGQWATKYPVVAEENFDTQETGACVLHIARHYDGQKLKIPLTKVYNKGTRLWKSWPITMLKELSPPTNDILIIRIPPGSHKTWSAHVKQQIFYVLVHIFHGQKLR from the exons ATGCTTGCCATGGCTGCTGACCCGGTTAAAGGAACTACCTCCTACGCGCATGCCAAT CTGAGAGACGCTTCGACAGTATGCTACACACGCCACAAGTTTCCGCCATCAGCTCCGCCGTTTGCAACCACCAACAGGCTTACTAGGCGTTCCGGCATGCCGATGGCAGGACACCCCCCAAACACAACTCCTGTAATGCATGGGCAAACAGAGGTTTTAACACCTACCGGTCCCGCTCCCGGGCCACTTCATTTTGCAAAGTATCTACGGGACAAGTATCCTCATCTA GTAGCTGACGAGATCACGATGATTTTAAAACAGCACAACGCGAGAGGCATTATGCATTTGACCCAAGCCACCAACAAAATCCAGCAGGCCCTGTTGGAAGCAAAGAATGGGCTTCAAATGGGCTTCTACACGTTCTCAGACAAAGTAATAAAATCAGTCACAAATCGTTGTGTGTGCTGTCGCGCTCGGGGTTTCACTGAGTGTCCAGAGTCAG CCCTCCCTGCCACCTCCAAGTCTGTACGCTTTAGGACGCTTGTAGCAGGAAAAATACAGGGACAAAGGCTTGAGCTATCTGATTGCGAAG CTACGTCGCCTCTGCCACCAGCCGGTATGCGCAAGCGCGCCATGGATGCGCATGATTCTACATCAAATAGCAAGAAATCCTCCTCGCGAGCATCTTCCAATGCGCTCAATTACTTCAAGTCCACTTTAATGTCCATCGCTCAAATGTACGCAGACCTTCCAGTCAACACTCCATTTACTGTCTTTGGACAGTGCTGCACCAATCTACACAAGCGGAAATACATATTCCAGCATGGATTTGCAACCGATCCATGGGTGAACGGTGTTGTGCCACATCCGCCACACATGCCAACAACCGACCTTATTGTTGCCCACTTCACACAGCTGCCAACGCAAGACCTACAGAG TCCACGGCTGATCTGCGTTACCGGTATGGCGTTGCGCGAGCAGCTTGTCGGGATGCAGCACCTTCACCACGAGCTTGTTTCTATAATCATGAGGAGGTATTCCCAGTCCGACCAGGAAGCGAATTCAAAGTGTCCATACATGAACTGGAGGCACAATATGGAACCTGAATTTGCC ACCATTGTCCTTGCGGACCATGAATATTTGACGAACATCTCGATCCAGAAGCAGTTGGTTGGCAACGAGATCCCATATGACATAACCTCTTGCCAGATG CTCCACGTGCTTGACCCTCTCACCAGAGGAGGAGGTCCGAGCGACGCAACAAAAGACAAGCACGAACTCATAGCTTGGAAGCTTCATCACGCTCTTTTCCAATGCCTGAACGAGTACTACGCTGGCTGGCCCACGCAAGACGGCCAGTGGGCGACCAAATACCCCGTTGTAGCTGAGGAAAATTTCGATAC ACAAGAAACTGGCGCGTGCGTGCTCCACATCGCCCGACACTACGACGGCCAGAAGCTGAAGATCCCTCTAACCAAG GTCTACAATAAGGGAACACGACTATGGAAATCATGGCCAATCACTATGCTGAAGGAACTTTCCCCACCAACAAACGACATCCTCATTATCAG GATCCCACCAGGCTCGCATAAGACTTGGTCTGCACACGTGAAGCAACAAATTTTTTATGTGTTAGTTCACATTTTCCATGGACAGAAATTACGTTAA
- the LOC125524875 gene encoding uncharacterized protein LOC125524875 isoform X5, with amino-acid sequence MLAMAADPVKGTTSYAHANLRDASTVCYTRHKFPPSAPPFATTNRLTRRSGMPMAGHPPNTTPVMHGQTEVLTPTGPAPGPLHFAKYLRDKYPHLVADEITMILKQHNARGIMHLTQATNKIQQALLEAKNGLQMGFYTFSDKVIKSVTNRCVCCRARGFTECPESALPATSKSVRFRTLVAGKIQGQRLELSDCEATSPLPPAGMRKRAMDAHDSTSNSKKSSSRASSNALNYFKSTLMSIAQMYADLPVNTPFTVFGQCCTNLHKRKYIFQHGFATDPWVNGVVPHPPHMPTTDLIVAHFTQLPTQDLQSPRLICVTGMALREQLVGMQHLHHELVSIIMRRYSQSDQEANSKCPYMNWRHNMEPEFATIVLADHEYLTNISIQKQLVGNEIPYDITSCQMFFLPIPSEDGWIILMWDMLSRKLHVLDPLTRGGGPSDATKDKHELIAWKLHHALFQCLNEYYAGWPTQDGQWATKYPVVAEENFDTQETGACVLHIARHYDGQKLKIPLTKVYNKGTRLWKSWPITMLKELSPPTNDILIISSNI; translated from the exons ATGCTTGCCATGGCTGCTGACCCGGTTAAAGGAACTACCTCCTACGCGCATGCCAAT CTGAGAGACGCTTCGACAGTATGCTACACACGCCACAAGTTTCCGCCATCAGCTCCGCCGTTTGCAACCACCAACAGGCTTACTAGGCGTTCCGGCATGCCGATGGCAGGACACCCCCCAAACACAACTCCTGTAATGCATGGGCAAACAGAGGTTTTAACACCTACCGGTCCCGCTCCCGGGCCACTTCATTTTGCAAAGTATCTACGGGACAAGTATCCTCATCTA GTAGCTGACGAGATCACGATGATTTTAAAACAGCACAACGCGAGAGGCATTATGCATTTGACCCAAGCCACCAACAAAATCCAGCAGGCCCTGTTGGAAGCAAAGAATGGGCTTCAAATGGGCTTCTACACGTTCTCAGACAAAGTAATAAAATCAGTCACAAATCGTTGTGTGTGCTGTCGCGCTCGGGGTTTCACTGAGTGTCCAGAGTCAG CCCTCCCTGCCACCTCCAAGTCTGTACGCTTTAGGACGCTTGTAGCAGGAAAAATACAGGGACAAAGGCTTGAGCTATCTGATTGCGAAG CTACGTCGCCTCTGCCACCAGCCGGTATGCGCAAGCGCGCCATGGATGCGCATGATTCTACATCAAATAGCAAGAAATCCTCCTCGCGAGCATCTTCCAATGCGCTCAATTACTTCAAGTCCACTTTAATGTCCATCGCTCAAATGTACGCAGACCTTCCAGTCAACACTCCATTTACTGTCTTTGGACAGTGCTGCACCAATCTACACAAGCGGAAATACATATTCCAGCATGGATTTGCAACCGATCCATGGGTGAACGGTGTTGTGCCACATCCGCCACACATGCCAACAACCGACCTTATTGTTGCCCACTTCACACAGCTGCCAACGCAAGACCTACAGAG TCCACGGCTGATCTGCGTTACCGGTATGGCGTTGCGCGAGCAGCTTGTCGGGATGCAGCACCTTCACCACGAGCTTGTTTCTATAATCATGAGGAGGTATTCCCAGTCCGACCAGGAAGCGAATTCAAAGTGTCCATACATGAACTGGAGGCACAATATGGAACCTGAATTTGCC ACCATTGTCCTTGCGGACCATGAATATTTGACGAACATCTCGATCCAGAAGCAGTTGGTTGGCAACGAGATCCCATATGACATAACCTCTTGCCAGATG TTCTTCTTGCCAATACCATCAGAGGATGGATGGATAATACTGATGTGGGACATGTTGTCAAGGAAGCTCCACGTGCTTGACCCTCTCACCAGAGGAGGAGGTCCGAGCGACGCAACAAAAGACAAGCACGAACTCATAGCTTGGAAGCTTCATCACGCTCTTTTCCAATGCCTGAACGAGTACTACGCTGGCTGGCCCACGCAAGACGGCCAGTGGGCGACCAAATACCCCGTTGTAGCTGAGGAAAATTTCGATAC ACAAGAAACTGGCGCGTGCGTGCTCCACATCGCCCGACACTACGACGGCCAGAAGCTGAAGATCCCTCTAACCAAG GTCTACAATAAGGGAACACGACTATGGAAATCATGGCCAATCACTATGCTGAAGGAACTTTCCCCACCAACAAACGACATCCTCATTATCAG CTCCAACATTTGA
- the LOC125524875 gene encoding uncharacterized protein LOC125524875 isoform X6 translates to MLAMAADPVKGTTSYAHANLRDASTVCYTRHKFPPSAPPFATTNRLTRRSGMPMAGHPPNTTPVMHGQTEVLTPTGPAPGPLHFAKYLRDKYPHLVADEITMILKQHNARGIMHLTQATNKIQQALLEAKNGLQMGFYTFSDKVIKSVTNRCVCCRARGFTECPESALPATSKSVRFRTLVAGKIQGQRLELSDCEATSPLPPAGMRKRAMDAHDSTSNSKKSSSRASSNALNYFKSTLMSIAQMYADLPVNTPFTVFGQCCTNLHKRKYIFQHGFATDPWVNGVVPHPPHMPTTDLIVAHFTQLPTQDLQSPRLICVTGMALREQLVGMQHLHHELVSIIMRRYSQSDQEANSKCPYMNWRHNMEPEFATIVLADHEYLTNISIQKQLVGNEIPYDITSCQMFFLPIPSEDGWIILMWDMLSRKLHVLDPLTRGGGPSDATKDKHELIAWKLHHALFQCLNEYYAGWPTQDGQWATKYPVVAEENFDTQETGACVLHIARHYDGQKLKIPLTKVYNKGTRLWKSWPITMLKELSPPTNDILIIR, encoded by the exons ATGCTTGCCATGGCTGCTGACCCGGTTAAAGGAACTACCTCCTACGCGCATGCCAAT CTGAGAGACGCTTCGACAGTATGCTACACACGCCACAAGTTTCCGCCATCAGCTCCGCCGTTTGCAACCACCAACAGGCTTACTAGGCGTTCCGGCATGCCGATGGCAGGACACCCCCCAAACACAACTCCTGTAATGCATGGGCAAACAGAGGTTTTAACACCTACCGGTCCCGCTCCCGGGCCACTTCATTTTGCAAAGTATCTACGGGACAAGTATCCTCATCTA GTAGCTGACGAGATCACGATGATTTTAAAACAGCACAACGCGAGAGGCATTATGCATTTGACCCAAGCCACCAACAAAATCCAGCAGGCCCTGTTGGAAGCAAAGAATGGGCTTCAAATGGGCTTCTACACGTTCTCAGACAAAGTAATAAAATCAGTCACAAATCGTTGTGTGTGCTGTCGCGCTCGGGGTTTCACTGAGTGTCCAGAGTCAG CCCTCCCTGCCACCTCCAAGTCTGTACGCTTTAGGACGCTTGTAGCAGGAAAAATACAGGGACAAAGGCTTGAGCTATCTGATTGCGAAG CTACGTCGCCTCTGCCACCAGCCGGTATGCGCAAGCGCGCCATGGATGCGCATGATTCTACATCAAATAGCAAGAAATCCTCCTCGCGAGCATCTTCCAATGCGCTCAATTACTTCAAGTCCACTTTAATGTCCATCGCTCAAATGTACGCAGACCTTCCAGTCAACACTCCATTTACTGTCTTTGGACAGTGCTGCACCAATCTACACAAGCGGAAATACATATTCCAGCATGGATTTGCAACCGATCCATGGGTGAACGGTGTTGTGCCACATCCGCCACACATGCCAACAACCGACCTTATTGTTGCCCACTTCACACAGCTGCCAACGCAAGACCTACAGAG TCCACGGCTGATCTGCGTTACCGGTATGGCGTTGCGCGAGCAGCTTGTCGGGATGCAGCACCTTCACCACGAGCTTGTTTCTATAATCATGAGGAGGTATTCCCAGTCCGACCAGGAAGCGAATTCAAAGTGTCCATACATGAACTGGAGGCACAATATGGAACCTGAATTTGCC ACCATTGTCCTTGCGGACCATGAATATTTGACGAACATCTCGATCCAGAAGCAGTTGGTTGGCAACGAGATCCCATATGACATAACCTCTTGCCAGATG TTCTTCTTGCCAATACCATCAGAGGATGGATGGATAATACTGATGTGGGACATGTTGTCAAGGAAGCTCCACGTGCTTGACCCTCTCACCAGAGGAGGAGGTCCGAGCGACGCAACAAAAGACAAGCACGAACTCATAGCTTGGAAGCTTCATCACGCTCTTTTCCAATGCCTGAACGAGTACTACGCTGGCTGGCCCACGCAAGACGGCCAGTGGGCGACCAAATACCCCGTTGTAGCTGAGGAAAATTTCGATAC ACAAGAAACTGGCGCGTGCGTGCTCCACATCGCCCGACACTACGACGGCCAGAAGCTGAAGATCCCTCTAACCAAG GTCTACAATAAGGGAACACGACTATGGAAATCATGGCCAATCACTATGCTGAAGGAACTTTCCCCACCAACAAACGACATCCTCATTATCAG ATAA
- the LOC125524875 gene encoding uncharacterized protein LOC125524875 isoform X4, with protein MLAMAADPVKGTTSYAHANLRDASTVCYTRHKFPPSAPPFATTNRLTRRSGMPMAGHPPNTTPVMHGQTEVLTPTGPAPGPLHFAKYLRDKYPHLVADEITMILKQHNARGIMHLTQATNKIQQALLEAKNGLQMGFYTFSDKVIKSVTNRCVCCRARGFTECPESALPATSKSVRFRTLVAGKIQGQRLELSDCEATSPLPPAGMRKRAMDAHDSTSNSKKSSSRASSNALNYFKSTLMSIAQMYADLPVNTPFTVFGQCCTNLHKRKYIFQHGFATDPWVNGVVPHPPHMPTTDLIVAHFTQLPTQDLQSPRLICVTGMALREQLVGMQHLHHELVSIIMRRYSQSDQEANSKCPYMNWRHNMEPEFATIVLADHEYLTNISIQKQLVGNEIPYDITSCQMFFLPIPSEDGWIILMWDMLSRKLHVLDPLTRGGGPSDATKDKHELIAWKLHHALFQCLNEYYAGWPTQDGQWATKYPVVAEENFDTQETGACVLHIARHYDGQKLKIPLTKVYNKGTRLWKSWPITMLKELSPPTNDILIIRQSC; from the exons ATGCTTGCCATGGCTGCTGACCCGGTTAAAGGAACTACCTCCTACGCGCATGCCAAT CTGAGAGACGCTTCGACAGTATGCTACACACGCCACAAGTTTCCGCCATCAGCTCCGCCGTTTGCAACCACCAACAGGCTTACTAGGCGTTCCGGCATGCCGATGGCAGGACACCCCCCAAACACAACTCCTGTAATGCATGGGCAAACAGAGGTTTTAACACCTACCGGTCCCGCTCCCGGGCCACTTCATTTTGCAAAGTATCTACGGGACAAGTATCCTCATCTA GTAGCTGACGAGATCACGATGATTTTAAAACAGCACAACGCGAGAGGCATTATGCATTTGACCCAAGCCACCAACAAAATCCAGCAGGCCCTGTTGGAAGCAAAGAATGGGCTTCAAATGGGCTTCTACACGTTCTCAGACAAAGTAATAAAATCAGTCACAAATCGTTGTGTGTGCTGTCGCGCTCGGGGTTTCACTGAGTGTCCAGAGTCAG CCCTCCCTGCCACCTCCAAGTCTGTACGCTTTAGGACGCTTGTAGCAGGAAAAATACAGGGACAAAGGCTTGAGCTATCTGATTGCGAAG CTACGTCGCCTCTGCCACCAGCCGGTATGCGCAAGCGCGCCATGGATGCGCATGATTCTACATCAAATAGCAAGAAATCCTCCTCGCGAGCATCTTCCAATGCGCTCAATTACTTCAAGTCCACTTTAATGTCCATCGCTCAAATGTACGCAGACCTTCCAGTCAACACTCCATTTACTGTCTTTGGACAGTGCTGCACCAATCTACACAAGCGGAAATACATATTCCAGCATGGATTTGCAACCGATCCATGGGTGAACGGTGTTGTGCCACATCCGCCACACATGCCAACAACCGACCTTATTGTTGCCCACTTCACACAGCTGCCAACGCAAGACCTACAGAG TCCACGGCTGATCTGCGTTACCGGTATGGCGTTGCGCGAGCAGCTTGTCGGGATGCAGCACCTTCACCACGAGCTTGTTTCTATAATCATGAGGAGGTATTCCCAGTCCGACCAGGAAGCGAATTCAAAGTGTCCATACATGAACTGGAGGCACAATATGGAACCTGAATTTGCC ACCATTGTCCTTGCGGACCATGAATATTTGACGAACATCTCGATCCAGAAGCAGTTGGTTGGCAACGAGATCCCATATGACATAACCTCTTGCCAGATG TTCTTCTTGCCAATACCATCAGAGGATGGATGGATAATACTGATGTGGGACATGTTGTCAAGGAAGCTCCACGTGCTTGACCCTCTCACCAGAGGAGGAGGTCCGAGCGACGCAACAAAAGACAAGCACGAACTCATAGCTTGGAAGCTTCATCACGCTCTTTTCCAATGCCTGAACGAGTACTACGCTGGCTGGCCCACGCAAGACGGCCAGTGGGCGACCAAATACCCCGTTGTAGCTGAGGAAAATTTCGATAC ACAAGAAACTGGCGCGTGCGTGCTCCACATCGCCCGACACTACGACGGCCAGAAGCTGAAGATCCCTCTAACCAAG GTCTACAATAAGGGAACACGACTATGGAAATCATGGCCAATCACTATGCTGAAGGAACTTTCCCCACCAACAAACGACATCCTCATTATCAG GCAGTCATGTTAG
- the LOC125524875 gene encoding uncharacterized protein LOC125524875 isoform X2: protein MLAMAADPVKGTTSYAHANLRDASTVCYTRHKFPPSAPPFATTNRLTRRSGMPMAGHPPNTTPVMHGQTEVLTPTGPAPGPLHFAKYLRDKYPHLVADEITMILKQHNARGIMHLTQATNKIQQALLEAKNGLQMGFYTFSDKVIKSVTNRCVCCRARGFTECPESALPATSKSVRFRTLVAGKIQGQRLELSDCEATSPLPPAGMRKRAMDAHDSTSNSKKSSSRASSNALNYFKSTLMSIAQMYADLPVNTPFTVFGQCCTNLHKRKYIFQHGFATDPWVNGVVPHPPHMPTTDLIVAHFTQLPTQDLQSPRLICVTGMALREQLVGMQHLHHELVSIIMRRYSQSDQEANSKCPYMNWRHNMEPEFATIVLADHEYLTNISIQKQLVGNEIPYDITSCQMFFLPIPSEDGWIILMWDMLSRKLHVLDPLTRGGGPSDATKDKHELIAWKLHHALFQCLNEYYAGWPTQDGQWATKYPVVAEENFDTQETGACVLHIARHYDGQKLKIPLTKYNVGKTKRQALHECVKLQGNSSKLAHEALWTVLAPTDSWLGSNQSG, encoded by the exons ATGCTTGCCATGGCTGCTGACCCGGTTAAAGGAACTACCTCCTACGCGCATGCCAAT CTGAGAGACGCTTCGACAGTATGCTACACACGCCACAAGTTTCCGCCATCAGCTCCGCCGTTTGCAACCACCAACAGGCTTACTAGGCGTTCCGGCATGCCGATGGCAGGACACCCCCCAAACACAACTCCTGTAATGCATGGGCAAACAGAGGTTTTAACACCTACCGGTCCCGCTCCCGGGCCACTTCATTTTGCAAAGTATCTACGGGACAAGTATCCTCATCTA GTAGCTGACGAGATCACGATGATTTTAAAACAGCACAACGCGAGAGGCATTATGCATTTGACCCAAGCCACCAACAAAATCCAGCAGGCCCTGTTGGAAGCAAAGAATGGGCTTCAAATGGGCTTCTACACGTTCTCAGACAAAGTAATAAAATCAGTCACAAATCGTTGTGTGTGCTGTCGCGCTCGGGGTTTCACTGAGTGTCCAGAGTCAG CCCTCCCTGCCACCTCCAAGTCTGTACGCTTTAGGACGCTTGTAGCAGGAAAAATACAGGGACAAAGGCTTGAGCTATCTGATTGCGAAG CTACGTCGCCTCTGCCACCAGCCGGTATGCGCAAGCGCGCCATGGATGCGCATGATTCTACATCAAATAGCAAGAAATCCTCCTCGCGAGCATCTTCCAATGCGCTCAATTACTTCAAGTCCACTTTAATGTCCATCGCTCAAATGTACGCAGACCTTCCAGTCAACACTCCATTTACTGTCTTTGGACAGTGCTGCACCAATCTACACAAGCGGAAATACATATTCCAGCATGGATTTGCAACCGATCCATGGGTGAACGGTGTTGTGCCACATCCGCCACACATGCCAACAACCGACCTTATTGTTGCCCACTTCACACAGCTGCCAACGCAAGACCTACAGAG TCCACGGCTGATCTGCGTTACCGGTATGGCGTTGCGCGAGCAGCTTGTCGGGATGCAGCACCTTCACCACGAGCTTGTTTCTATAATCATGAGGAGGTATTCCCAGTCCGACCAGGAAGCGAATTCAAAGTGTCCATACATGAACTGGAGGCACAATATGGAACCTGAATTTGCC ACCATTGTCCTTGCGGACCATGAATATTTGACGAACATCTCGATCCAGAAGCAGTTGGTTGGCAACGAGATCCCATATGACATAACCTCTTGCCAGATG TTCTTCTTGCCAATACCATCAGAGGATGGATGGATAATACTGATGTGGGACATGTTGTCAAGGAAGCTCCACGTGCTTGACCCTCTCACCAGAGGAGGAGGTCCGAGCGACGCAACAAAAGACAAGCACGAACTCATAGCTTGGAAGCTTCATCACGCTCTTTTCCAATGCCTGAACGAGTACTACGCTGGCTGGCCCACGCAAGACGGCCAGTGGGCGACCAAATACCCCGTTGTAGCTGAGGAAAATTTCGATAC ACAAGAAACTGGCGCGTGCGTGCTCCACATCGCCCGACACTACGACGGCCAGAAGCTGAAGATCCCTCTAACCAAG TACAATGTCGGCAAAACGAAAAGGCAGGCCCTGCATGAGTGTGTCAAACTTCAGGGCAATTCTTCAAAGTTGGCGCATGAGGCTCTGTGGACGGTACTAGCACCCACCGACTCCTGGCTTGGGTCAAACCAGTCCGGTTAG
- the LOC125523041 gene encoding uncharacterized protein LOC125523041, with translation MSSSSSSSLPVPADWLLPLMPCPLCGDEVVTAVARTGNNAGHRFYKCIRYDARQCRFFEFQRTYCRRMTQDQIVAAQHQAGWHPARHGFAVHHGNPPVQMVPAVIQP, from the exons ATGTCCTCATCGTCGTCCTCCTCTCTCCCCGTGCCAGCGGACTGGCTGCTCCCTCTGATGCCCTGCCCTCTGTGTGGCGACGAGGTTGTCACCGCCGTCGCTAGGACCGGCAACAACGCCGGTCATCGTTTCTACAAGTGCATCCGCTACGAT GCTCGTCAGTGTCGTTTCTTCGAGTTCCAGCGCACATATTGCAGGAGGATGACTCAAGACCAGATTGTTGCTGCGCAGCATCAAGCCGGATGGCACCCGGCTAGGCATGGATTCGCAGTTCATCATGGCAACCCGCCTGTCCAGATGGTTCCAGCTGTCATACAACCCTAG